A portion of the Halogeometricum sp. S1BR25-6 genome contains these proteins:
- a CDS encoding lysylphosphatidylglycerol synthase transmembrane domain-containing protein, with amino-acid sequence MSESTFDRRTALKSLAGFGVAAVLLYLFGRVLGWDSIISALSKADPVPVALACGSSLVALTAWARGWDVVLSSLSVEIPYRDLVPTYYAATFADYVTPFGKAGGGPFVAAVLSADHAVSYEESLASVVTTDSLNLLPFFTFAGAGVVVLGVTGSVPTNVRPLVYALGAVAVCVPLLAYLVWRVRGRATRLITRVLDPLASRVGFLDAEGIEERVARFFSLVGDLGQRRSWVLETVALAYVGWVFFALPLWLAGQAMGVALPLQLVAFIVPASSMASLVPTPGGLGGVEAAVTGLLVTLAGVPTPTAAAIALLYRVASFWFVLPVGGGATLWLTYRS; translated from the coding sequence ATGAGCGAGTCGACGTTCGACCGTCGCACGGCGCTGAAGTCGCTCGCCGGGTTCGGCGTCGCGGCGGTCCTGTTGTACCTCTTCGGTCGGGTCCTCGGCTGGGACTCCATCATCTCCGCGCTGTCGAAGGCGGACCCCGTCCCCGTCGCCCTCGCCTGCGGGAGTTCGCTGGTCGCGCTCACCGCTTGGGCGAGGGGGTGGGACGTAGTTCTCTCGTCGCTCTCGGTGGAGATTCCGTACCGCGACCTCGTCCCGACGTACTACGCCGCGACGTTCGCCGACTACGTCACGCCGTTCGGCAAGGCCGGCGGCGGTCCGTTCGTCGCCGCCGTGCTGTCGGCGGACCACGCGGTGAGCTACGAGGAGTCGCTGGCCAGCGTCGTCACCACCGACTCGCTGAATCTCCTCCCGTTCTTCACCTTCGCGGGCGCGGGCGTCGTGGTGCTCGGCGTCACCGGTAGCGTCCCGACGAACGTGCGTCCGCTGGTGTACGCGCTCGGCGCCGTCGCGGTGTGCGTCCCCCTGCTCGCCTACCTCGTCTGGCGGGTCCGAGGGCGGGCGACGCGGCTGATAACCCGCGTGCTGGACCCCCTCGCGTCTCGGGTGGGGTTTCTCGACGCCGAAGGTATCGAGGAACGGGTGGCGCGGTTCTTCTCGCTCGTCGGCGACCTCGGGCAGCGCCGGTCGTGGGTGCTCGAAACGGTCGCGCTCGCCTACGTCGGGTGGGTGTTCTTCGCCCTTCCCTTGTGGCTGGCCGGGCAGGCGATGGGCGTCGCCCTGCCGCTCCAACTGGTCGCGTTCATCGTCCCGGCGAGTTCGATGGCGAGTCTCGTCCCCACCCCCGGCGGTCTCGGCGGCGTCGAGGCGGCCGTGACGGGCCTTCTCGTGACGCTGGCGGGCGTGCCGACGCCGACGGCGGCGGCCATCGCGCTCCTCTACCGCGTCGCCAGTTTCTGGTTCGTGCTCCCGGTGGGCGGCGGCGCGACGCTGTGGCTCACCTACCGGAGCTAG
- the gcvH gene encoding glycine cleavage system protein GcvH, protein MFEVPEDRKYLESHEYATTDGETATIGISDFAQDELGDVVFVELPAEGDDVTRGEEFGVVESIKAVSDLYAPVSGTVVGVNEELFDRPELVNEDPYGEGWMLEVEVSDADEFDELLSPEEYRDQTE, encoded by the coding sequence ATGTTCGAAGTACCCGAAGACCGCAAGTATCTGGAATCGCACGAGTACGCAACCACCGACGGCGAGACGGCCACCATCGGCATCTCCGATTTCGCCCAGGACGAACTGGGCGACGTCGTCTTCGTCGAACTCCCCGCGGAGGGTGACGACGTGACGAGAGGCGAGGAGTTCGGCGTCGTCGAGTCCATCAAGGCCGTCTCCGACCTCTACGCGCCCGTCTCCGGCACGGTGGTCGGCGTGAACGAAGAACTGTTCGACCGGCCGGAACTCGTCAACGAGGACCCCTACGGGGAGGGGTGGATGCTCGAAGTCGAGGTGTCGGACGCCGACGAGTTCGACGAACTGCTCTCGCCCGAGGAGTACCGCGACCAGACCGAATGA
- the tuf gene encoding translation elongation factor EF-1 subunit alpha, whose protein sequence is MSDKPHQNLAIIGHVDHGKSTLVGRLLFETGSVPEHIIEQHREEAAEKGKSGFEFAYVMDNLAEERERGVTIDIAHQRFDTDKYYFTIVDTPGHRDFVKNMITGASQADHAVLVVAADDGVAPQTREHVFLARTLGIETLIIAINKMDTVGYSEDTYGEIRSEVQDLLKQVRFDTDDARFIPISAFEGDNIAERSENMDWFDGPTVLEALDNLPAPSPPTDAPLRIPIQDVYTISGIGTVPVGRVETGTLNVGDNVSFQPSDVSGEVKTIEMHHEEVDSAGPGDNVGFNVRGIGKDDIRRGDVAGPANAPPSVAETFQAQIVVMQHPSVITAGYTPVIHAHTAQVACTFESIDKKLDPKSGEVAEESPDFIKAGDAAVVTLRPQKPLVLEPSSEIPELGSFAIRDMGQTIAAGKVLEVHGR, encoded by the coding sequence ATGAGCGACAAACCACACCAGAACCTGGCCATTATCGGACACGTCGACCACGGGAAATCCACCCTCGTCGGCCGACTGCTGTTCGAGACGGGGAGCGTCCCCGAGCACATCATCGAGCAGCACCGCGAAGAGGCCGCCGAGAAGGGCAAATCGGGCTTCGAGTTCGCCTACGTCATGGACAACCTCGCCGAGGAGCGAGAGCGCGGGGTGACCATCGACATCGCCCACCAGCGCTTCGACACGGACAAATACTACTTCACCATCGTGGACACGCCCGGTCACCGCGACTTCGTGAAGAACATGATTACCGGGGCCTCCCAGGCCGACCACGCCGTCCTCGTGGTCGCCGCCGACGACGGCGTCGCCCCACAGACCCGCGAACACGTCTTCCTCGCGCGCACGCTGGGCATCGAGACGCTCATCATCGCCATCAACAAGATGGACACCGTCGGCTACAGCGAGGACACCTACGGGGAGATTCGCTCGGAGGTGCAGGACCTGCTGAAGCAGGTGCGCTTCGACACCGACGACGCCCGCTTCATTCCCATCTCGGCGTTCGAGGGGGACAACATCGCCGAGCGCTCGGAGAACATGGACTGGTTCGACGGCCCCACCGTGCTGGAGGCCCTCGACAACCTCCCGGCGCCGTCGCCGCCGACGGACGCCCCCCTTCGCATCCCGATTCAGGACGTCTACACCATCTCCGGCATCGGCACGGTCCCCGTCGGACGCGTCGAGACGGGGACGCTCAACGTCGGGGACAACGTCTCCTTCCAGCCCTCGGACGTCTCCGGCGAGGTGAAGACCATCGAGATGCACCACGAGGAAGTCGACAGCGCGGGCCCCGGCGACAACGTCGGATTCAACGTCCGCGGCATCGGCAAGGACGACATCCGCCGCGGCGACGTGGCGGGTCCCGCCAATGCACCCCCCTCGGTCGCCGAGACGTTCCAGGCGCAAATCGTCGTGATGCAGCACCCCTCGGTCATCACCGCGGGCTACACGCCGGTCATCCACGCGCACACCGCGCAGGTGGCCTGCACGTTCGAGTCCATCGACAAGAAACTCGACCCGAAATCCGGCGAGGTCGCAGAAGAGAGCCCCGACTTCATCAAGGCCGGCGACGCCGCCGTCGTGACCCTGCGCCCGCAGAAACCGCTGGTGCTGGAACCCTCCTCGGAAATTCCCGAACTCGGCTCCTTCGCCATCCGCGACATGGGTCAGACCATCGCGGCCGGGAAGGTGCTCGAAGTCCACGGGCGGTGA
- a CDS encoding YihY/virulence factor BrkB family protein, producing MPRPDTAVETVRTVVETSYEHRIQYPAAALAYYGFASLLPVLVLLLVVVGKPIIEPVRAATSQFLTPQAQGLVSRALSNSAGKASATLFAVVVLVWSAANATAGFETVISRVEDAAHESPRGRLADAASILASVGLSVGSVVAASAFFVLLPSVVPAVAGLGSLFVALSLVLLPLYYVPTSELPSPTAALPGSVAAAFGWTVLLAAVRFYIANAAAYAVFGVLSVILLVLSSLYLAAVVLMLGFVVNATLSTATTAAGSA from the coding sequence GTGCCGCGACCCGACACCGCCGTCGAGACGGTGCGGACCGTCGTCGAGACGTCGTACGAGCACCGGATACAGTATCCGGCGGCGGCGCTGGCGTATTACGGCTTCGCCTCGCTGCTCCCGGTGTTGGTGCTGCTGTTGGTCGTCGTCGGGAAACCGATTATCGAACCGGTCCGAGCGGCGACGTCGCAGTTTCTCACCCCGCAGGCGCAGGGGCTGGTCTCGCGAGCGCTGTCAAACTCCGCCGGGAAGGCGAGTGCGACCCTGTTCGCCGTCGTCGTCCTCGTCTGGAGCGCCGCCAACGCCACCGCCGGCTTCGAGACGGTGATCTCCCGCGTCGAGGACGCCGCTCACGAGTCGCCGCGCGGCCGACTCGCCGACGCGGCCAGCATCCTCGCTTCGGTCGGACTGAGCGTCGGGTCGGTCGTCGCCGCGAGCGCGTTCTTCGTCCTCCTACCCAGCGTCGTCCCCGCCGTGGCCGGTCTTGGCTCCCTCTTCGTCGCGCTCTCGCTCGTGCTCCTCCCCCTGTACTACGTCCCGACGAGCGAACTCCCCTCCCCGACGGCGGCGCTTCCGGGGAGCGTCGCCGCCGCGTTCGGGTGGACGGTCCTGCTCGCCGCCGTCCGGTTCTACATCGCGAACGCGGCCGCGTACGCGGTCTTCGGCGTCCTCAGCGTCATCTTGCTCGTGCTCTCGAGCCTCTATCTCGCCGCCGTCGTGCTCATGCTCGGGTTCGTCGTGAACGCGACGCTCTCGACGGCGACGACCGCCGCCGGGTCGGCCTGA
- a CDS encoding LLM class flavin-dependent oxidoreductase, whose translation MDLSLVDLSPVPDGGTAADAYANTVETAKRAEKLGYSRFWVAEHHGMASTLAGTTPEVLLGRLAGETDAIRLGTGAVLLNHYSPFKVAEAFGALDGLAPGRVDAGLGRANGSPASDSALGTERHVEDPDGDHREKIEAVVSHLYDEYPETHAYADLEIPRSDAEPPAPWALGSSPSSAAIAGELGLPYCFAAFIRPQFAAHAVAEYRERFEPSESAGGLDEPHVMVALNAVCAETDEEAARRRAVAEASYKRMRRGEVGTRPSIEESIDELGGVPDPTPETLDEDEWPRAISGSPETLSGPLDQLAERVGADEMMIQQVVTEHDHALESHELLAEAVGLDGR comes from the coding sequence ATGGACCTCTCTCTCGTCGACCTCTCTCCGGTCCCCGACGGCGGCACCGCCGCCGACGCCTACGCGAACACCGTCGAGACGGCGAAACGGGCCGAGAAACTGGGCTACTCGCGGTTCTGGGTGGCCGAGCACCACGGGATGGCGAGCACGCTCGCGGGGACGACGCCCGAAGTGCTGCTCGGCCGCCTCGCCGGCGAGACGGACGCGATTCGCCTCGGCACCGGCGCCGTCCTCCTGAACCACTACAGTCCGTTCAAAGTCGCCGAGGCGTTCGGCGCGCTGGACGGCCTCGCCCCCGGCCGCGTCGACGCCGGCCTCGGGCGGGCGAACGGGTCGCCGGCGTCCGACAGCGCCCTCGGCACCGAACGGCACGTCGAGGACCCCGACGGCGACCACCGCGAGAAGATAGAGGCCGTCGTCAGCCACCTCTACGACGAGTACCCCGAGACGCACGCCTACGCCGACTTGGAGATTCCGCGCTCGGACGCCGAACCCCCGGCGCCGTGGGCGCTGGGGTCGAGTCCCTCCAGCGCTGCCATCGCGGGCGAACTCGGCCTCCCCTACTGCTTCGCGGCGTTCATCCGCCCGCAGTTCGCCGCCCACGCCGTCGCGGAGTACCGCGAACGGTTCGAACCCTCCGAATCGGCGGGCGGCCTCGACGAACCGCACGTGATGGTGGCGCTGAACGCCGTCTGCGCGGAGACCGACGAGGAGGCGGCCCGCCGCCGCGCGGTGGCCGAGGCGTCGTACAAGCGGATGCGGCGCGGCGAGGTGGGCACCCGACCCTCTATCGAGGAGTCCATCGACGAACTCGGCGGCGTCCCCGACCCTACGCCCGAGACGCTGGACGAAGACGAGTGGCCGCGGGCCATTTCGGGGAGTCCGGAGACGCTCTCCGGACCCCTCGACCAACTCGCGGAGCGCGTCGGCGCCGACGAGATGATGATACAGCAGGTGGTCACCGAGCACGACCACGCGCTGGAGTCGCACGAACTGCTGGCGGAGGCCGTCGGACTGGACGGTCGGTGA
- the gcvPB gene encoding aminomethyl-transferring glycine dehydrogenase subunit GcvPB: protein MNYDQARYSRDDQYEPLLAEKNAARVEIDEDDSPLPAELTRDSVELPDLSEPELARHYTRLSQMNWSVESGPYPLGSCTMKYNPSFTEDVAADPNAAVHPDRSAGSVQGSLELLCDLQDYLARIGGMDAVTLQPPAGAAGEFAGILVAKAYHEANGNDRHEVVVPASAHGTNFASAAMAGYDVVELPSDEDGRVDVDALDAALSEDTAALMLTNPNTVGLFERDIVDIAEMVHDVGGLLYYDGANLNALLGRARPGDMGFDIMHYNVHKTFATPHGGGGPGAGPVGVVEELAPYLPSPRVRETGGNYELFDPEESIGKVHGYQGNWFVLVKAYAYIARLGDTGLADASAKAVLNANYLASQIDYEVPYEPFHHEFAATAGDRDAADVAKRMLDYGVHPPTTKWPEFVPEAMLTEPTEIENRDSLDDLAHAFNAAMADSDEELENAPSKTTARRIDQVTAAREPRLSWRALDSDESEE from the coding sequence ATGAACTACGACCAAGCGCGCTACTCGCGCGACGACCAGTACGAACCGCTACTCGCCGAGAAGAACGCCGCACGCGTCGAGATAGACGAGGATGACTCGCCGCTGCCGGCCGAGTTGACGCGCGATTCGGTGGAACTTCCGGACCTCTCGGAACCCGAACTCGCCCGCCACTACACGCGCCTCTCGCAGATGAACTGGAGCGTCGAGAGCGGGCCGTACCCGCTGGGGTCCTGCACGATGAAGTACAACCCCTCGTTCACCGAGGACGTCGCCGCCGACCCGAACGCGGCGGTCCACCCCGACCGCTCGGCCGGGAGCGTGCAGGGGTCGCTCGAACTCCTCTGCGACCTGCAGGACTACCTCGCGCGTATCGGCGGGATGGACGCTGTGACGCTGCAACCGCCCGCGGGCGCCGCTGGGGAGTTCGCGGGTATCCTCGTCGCGAAGGCGTACCACGAGGCCAACGGCAACGATCGGCACGAAGTCGTCGTCCCCGCCTCCGCGCACGGGACGAACTTCGCGTCGGCCGCGATGGCAGGCTACGACGTGGTGGAACTCCCGAGCGACGAGGACGGCCGCGTCGACGTGGACGCCCTCGACGCCGCCCTCTCTGAGGACACCGCGGCGCTGATGCTCACCAATCCGAACACGGTGGGCCTGTTCGAACGCGACATCGTCGACATCGCGGAGATGGTACACGACGTGGGCGGTCTGCTCTACTACGACGGCGCGAACCTCAACGCCCTGCTCGGCCGGGCCCGTCCGGGCGACATGGGCTTCGACATCATGCACTACAACGTGCACAAGACGTTCGCCACGCCGCACGGCGGCGGCGGCCCAGGCGCCGGCCCCGTCGGCGTCGTCGAGGAACTCGCCCCCTACCTGCCGAGTCCGCGCGTCCGCGAGACGGGCGGCAACTACGAACTGTTCGACCCCGAGGAGTCAATTGGCAAGGTCCACGGCTACCAAGGCAACTGGTTCGTCCTCGTCAAGGCGTACGCCTACATCGCCCGCCTCGGCGATACGGGACTGGCGGACGCCTCCGCGAAGGCCGTGCTGAACGCGAACTACCTCGCCTCGCAGATAGACTACGAGGTGCCGTACGAACCGTTCCACCACGAGTTCGCCGCCACCGCCGGCGACAGAGACGCCGCCGACGTAGCCAAACGGATGCTCGACTACGGCGTCCACCCGCCGACGACGAAGTGGCCCGAGTTCGTCCCCGAGGCGATGCTTACCGAACCCACTGAGATAGAGAACCGCGACTCGCTCGACGACTTAGCGCACGCGTTCAACGCCGCGATGGCCGACTCCGACGAGGAGTTGGAGAACGCGCCCTCGAAGACGACGGCGCGACGTATCGACCAGGTGACCGCCGCGCGCGAACCCCGCCTATCGTGGCGGGCGCTGGACTCTGACGAAAGCGAGGAGTAG
- a CDS encoding helix-turn-helix transcriptional regulator, which produces MTDDPARFLADSPDRLTLLRRLSEGGASPSELADDLPFSRRSVQRNLAAFVDRGWAESGGGTYRATVTGTLVAEEHAAYVDALDRIGEFAPLFRHLPDRDHAPDPAWLAGAELTAATDDDPQAPVHRYVQSVKRLDTDRVRMLSPVLSRLFHDAHASLAMRGVHTDLVMPAPMVRRARERNPTEFATVVRLDVLSLYRCRDFFSVGLVLGDDRVLLAAYDREKRLRALVESDDARVRAWAAELFERYREQSDRVTE; this is translated from the coding sequence GTGACCGACGACCCCGCGCGGTTCCTCGCGGATTCGCCGGACCGTCTGACCCTGCTTCGGCGCCTCTCCGAGGGCGGCGCGTCGCCGAGCGAACTCGCCGACGACCTCCCGTTCTCGCGGCGGAGCGTCCAGCGGAACCTCGCGGCGTTCGTCGACCGGGGGTGGGCCGAGAGCGGCGGGGGGACCTACCGAGCGACCGTGACCGGCACCCTCGTCGCCGAGGAGCACGCGGCGTACGTCGACGCCCTCGACCGAATCGGCGAGTTCGCGCCGCTGTTCCGCCACCTGCCGGACCGCGACCACGCGCCGGACCCGGCGTGGCTGGCCGGCGCCGAACTGACCGCCGCGACCGACGACGACCCGCAGGCTCCGGTCCACCGCTACGTCCAGAGCGTGAAGCGCCTCGACACCGACCGTGTCAGGATGCTCTCGCCGGTGCTGAGCCGCCTGTTCCACGACGCGCACGCGTCGCTGGCGATGCGCGGCGTACACACGGACCTCGTGATGCCAGCGCCGATGGTCCGACGGGCCAGAGAGCGCAACCCGACGGAGTTCGCGACGGTCGTCCGTCTGGACGTGCTCTCGCTGTACCGCTGTCGAGATTTCTTCTCGGTCGGACTCGTCCTCGGCGACGACCGGGTGCTGCTGGCCGCCTACGACAGGGAGAAACGGTTGCGAGCGCTCGTCGAGTCCGACGACGCCCGGGTTCGCGCGTGGGCGGCGGAGTTATTCGAGCGGTACCGAGAGCAGTCGGACCGGGTGACGGAATAG
- a CDS encoding amidohydrolase, whose translation MTTSDVETVKRALFEDIDAEGERLRTLARDIWENPEVALRESESSERLQSVLREEGFEVETGAGGIDTAFVARYGEEDPVVGTMGEYDALPGMSQRATAERDPVESGAPGHGCGHNLFGVGSLGGALAVKRAIQRGDLSGSVVFFGTPAEEAGGGKVYMVRDGAFDDVDAVVSWHPGWYNAPGKGSCLANDGFDFTFRGETSHAAAAPESGRSALDAVQLLNTGVEYMREHVPDAARVHYVVRNGGSAANVVPGEASVEYLVRAPERAEVERISEWVRDIAGAAATMTRTDLDATKTAGMYGVLPNHPIADAVRENMNSIDFELGDEQAAFAEDLRETLGDVEGALRQLPESDREAARGSAMFSDPIEAPDEGQVGSYSTDSGDVSWNVPLGRFTAATWVVGTPAHSWQAVAAGKDLGTVGMTFAAKTIAATLADLLADDELRARARAEFEDRSAGHEYESPLPEGADPYELVSR comes from the coding sequence ATGACAACGAGCGACGTCGAGACGGTGAAGCGGGCGCTGTTCGAGGACATCGACGCCGAAGGCGAGCGGTTGCGGACGCTCGCCCGCGACATCTGGGAGAACCCGGAGGTGGCGCTCCGGGAATCCGAGTCGAGCGAACGGCTCCAGTCGGTGCTACGCGAGGAGGGGTTCGAGGTGGAGACGGGCGCGGGCGGCATCGACACGGCGTTCGTGGCGCGGTACGGGGAGGAAGACCCCGTCGTCGGCACGATGGGCGAGTACGACGCGCTGCCGGGGATGAGCCAGCGCGCGACGGCCGAACGCGACCCCGTCGAATCCGGCGCGCCCGGTCACGGCTGCGGGCACAACCTCTTCGGCGTCGGGAGCCTCGGCGGCGCCCTCGCGGTCAAGCGCGCAATCCAGCGCGGCGACCTCTCGGGGTCGGTCGTCTTCTTCGGCACGCCCGCCGAGGAGGCCGGCGGCGGCAAGGTGTACATGGTTCGCGACGGCGCCTTCGACGACGTGGACGCCGTCGTCTCGTGGCACCCCGGTTGGTACAACGCGCCGGGCAAGGGCTCCTGTCTCGCAAACGACGGCTTCGACTTCACCTTCCGCGGCGAGACGTCGCACGCGGCGGCCGCGCCCGAGTCCGGGCGGTCGGCGCTCGACGCGGTCCAACTGCTGAACACCGGCGTCGAGTACATGCGCGAACACGTCCCCGACGCCGCGCGCGTCCACTACGTCGTCCGGAACGGCGGGTCGGCGGCCAACGTCGTCCCCGGCGAAGCCAGCGTCGAGTACCTCGTCCGCGCGCCCGAACGCGCGGAGGTCGAACGCATCTCCGAGTGGGTGCGCGATATCGCCGGCGCGGCGGCGACGATGACCCGCACGGACCTCGACGCGACGAAGACCGCGGGGATGTACGGCGTTCTCCCGAACCATCCCATCGCCGACGCCGTCCGCGAGAACATGAACTCGATCGATTTCGAGTTGGGCGACGAGCAGGCCGCGTTCGCCGAGGACCTCCGCGAGACGCTCGGGGACGTCGAGGGCGCCCTCCGACAACTGCCCGAGTCCGACCGGGAGGCGGCCCGCGGGTCGGCGATGTTCTCGGACCCCATTGAGGCGCCCGACGAGGGGCAGGTCGGGTCGTACTCGACGGACTCGGGCGACGTGTCGTGGAACGTTCCGCTCGGGCGGTTCACGGCGGCGACGTGGGTCGTCGGCACGCCCGCACACTCCTGGCAGGCCGTCGCGGCCGGGAAGGACCTCGGCACCGTCGGCATGACGTTCGCCGCGAAGACCATCGCGGCGACGCTCGCCGACCTGCTGGCGGACGACGAACTCCGCGCGCGGGCCCGGGCGGAGTTCGAGGACCGCTCGGCCGGCCACGAGTACGAGAGTCCGCTCCCAGAGGGCGCGGACCCCTACGAACTCGTGAGCCGCTGA
- the gcvPA gene encoding aminomethyl-transferring glycine dehydrogenase subunit GcvPA: MTRGSPYAPHTEAETAAMLDAVDADGEESLFDIPEDVRFDGEFGIDARGERELRTELSRTFAKNADLTEFLGRGHHGHYVPALVDDISRRSEFLTSYTQYQPEITQGFLQVLFEYQSLLVELTGLPVANCSMYDAATALAEAARLSNRVRRVSGTRILVPKTLHAGKRSVLDNYVSGTDLTVETYPMDDGNVDVDALGDAVGEDVSMVYAENPTVRGAVEERLSEIGDVADEAGALFCLGTDIVALGLLEEPASVGADVVVGEADALGMPTAYGMGLGLFATRESFLRQVPGRLVGASEDAGGKRAYTLTLQTREQHIRKERATSNICTNQAWVALRTAMHVAYLGPDGLVDLAKRCVTDAESLAAALNDLKGVKAPVHDRHHFREFVAHTDQPAEAIASDLEAEGFAVHVVGEHELQVCVTDLNARKTEELVAAFEEVL, from the coding sequence ATGACGCGCGGAAGCCCCTACGCACCCCACACCGAGGCGGAGACGGCGGCGATGCTCGACGCCGTCGACGCCGACGGCGAGGAGTCGCTGTTTGACATCCCCGAGGACGTGCGGTTCGACGGCGAGTTCGGCATCGACGCGCGCGGAGAGCGGGAACTGCGGACCGAACTGTCGAGGACGTTCGCGAAGAACGCGGACCTCACCGAGTTCCTCGGACGCGGTCACCACGGCCACTACGTCCCCGCGCTGGTCGACGACATCTCGCGCCGCTCGGAGTTTCTCACCTCCTACACGCAGTACCAACCCGAAATAACGCAGGGATTCCTGCAGGTACTGTTCGAGTACCAGTCGCTGCTGGTGGAACTCACTGGCCTCCCCGTGGCGAACTGCTCGATGTACGACGCCGCGACGGCGCTGGCGGAGGCGGCGCGCCTCTCGAACCGCGTCCGCCGCGTCTCCGGGACTCGGATTCTCGTTCCGAAGACGCTCCACGCCGGCAAGCGGAGCGTCCTCGATAACTACGTCTCCGGGACGGACCTGACCGTCGAGACGTACCCGATGGACGACGGCAACGTCGACGTTGACGCTCTCGGGGACGCGGTCGGCGAGGACGTCTCGATGGTGTACGCCGAGAACCCGACGGTCCGCGGCGCCGTCGAGGAGCGTCTCTCGGAAATCGGCGACGTGGCGGACGAGGCGGGCGCGCTGTTCTGCCTCGGCACCGACATCGTGGCGCTCGGACTGCTCGAAGAACCCGCGAGCGTCGGCGCCGACGTCGTCGTCGGCGAGGCGGACGCCCTCGGGATGCCCACCGCCTACGGGATGGGACTCGGTCTGTTCGCCACCCGCGAGTCGTTCCTCCGGCAGGTGCCGGGGCGACTCGTCGGCGCGAGCGAGGACGCCGGTGGCAAGCGGGCGTACACGCTGACGCTGCAGACGCGCGAGCAGCACATCCGCAAGGAGCGGGCCACCTCGAACATCTGTACGAACCAGGCGTGGGTCGCCCTCCGGACGGCGATGCACGTCGCGTACCTCGGTCCCGACGGCCTCGTCGACTTGGCGAAGCGCTGCGTCACCGACGCCGAGTCGCTCGCGGCCGCGCTGAACGACCTGAAGGGCGTCAAAGCCCCCGTCCACGACCGACACCACTTCCGCGAGTTCGTCGCGCACACCGACCAACCCGCCGAGGCCATCGCCTCCGATTTGGAGGCGGAGGGCTTCGCCGTCCACGTCGTCGGGGAGCACGAACTGCAGGTGTGCGTCACCGACCTGAACGCCCGGAAGACCGAGGAACTGGTCGCGGCGTTCGAGGAGGTTCTGTAA
- the gcvT gene encoding glycine cleavage system aminomethyltransferase GcvT translates to MALRKPPLREAHAARDAKFTEFGGWDMPVEFDSIRTEHAAVRESVGIFDVSHMSEVEVSGPDATTLMQRLTTNDVTRLDPGDSQYAMITDEEGTILDDTVVYRLPDEEGERYLFIPNAGHDAEMHDRWTAHREERWLDAQVNNVTEEWAMFAVQGPDARDAVAAAADGAADLPKFEARYADVGGVRSWVARTGYTGEDGFEILCPWDEAEAMWNAFVDDHGCTPCGLGARDTLRIEMGFLLSGQDFDPETEPRNPYEAGVGFAVKLDTEFVGRDALEAAYEEGVDEKLVGLKLLDRGVARHGYDVVDEDGHVVGHVTSGTMSPTLNEPIALGYVPVEYADPGTRLRVAVREQEKRAKVVSTPFLED, encoded by the coding sequence ATGGCCCTTCGCAAACCGCCGTTGCGCGAGGCTCACGCGGCCCGTGACGCCAAGTTCACGGAGTTCGGTGGGTGGGACATGCCGGTCGAGTTCGACTCGATTCGGACAGAGCACGCGGCCGTCCGCGAATCGGTCGGCATCTTCGACGTCTCGCACATGAGCGAGGTGGAGGTGTCCGGACCGGACGCGACGACGCTGATGCAACGACTCACCACGAACGACGTGACGCGCCTCGACCCCGGCGACTCCCAGTACGCGATGATAACGGACGAGGAGGGAACGATTCTGGACGACACGGTCGTCTACCGCCTCCCCGACGAGGAGGGAGAGCGCTACCTGTTCATCCCGAACGCCGGGCACGACGCCGAGATGCACGACCGGTGGACCGCCCACCGGGAGGAGCGGTGGTTGGACGCGCAGGTGAACAACGTCACCGAGGAATGGGCGATGTTCGCCGTGCAGGGTCCCGACGCCCGGGACGCCGTCGCCGCCGCGGCCGACGGCGCCGCCGACCTCCCGAAGTTCGAGGCCCGTTACGCCGACGTCGGCGGCGTCCGGTCGTGGGTCGCCCGCACCGGCTACACCGGCGAAGACGGCTTCGAGATACTCTGTCCGTGGGACGAGGCGGAGGCGATGTGGAACGCGTTCGTCGACGACCACGGCTGTACGCCGTGCGGCCTCGGCGCGCGCGATACCCTCCGCATCGAGATGGGCTTCCTGCTCTCCGGGCAGGATTTCGACCCCGAGACGGAGCCTCGCAACCCCTACGAGGCCGGCGTCGGCTTCGCGGTGAAACTCGATACCGAGTTCGTCGGCCGCGACGCCCTCGAAGCCGCCTACGAGGAGGGCGTCGACGAGAAGCTCGTCGGGTTGAAACTGCTGGACCGCGGCGTCGCCCGACACGGCTACGACGTCGTCGACGAGGACGGGCACGTCGTCGGCCACGTCACCAGCGGAACGATGAGTCCCACCCTGAACGAACCGATAGCGCTCGGCTACGTCCCCGTCGAGTACGCCGACCCCGGAACGCGCCTGCGCGTCGCCGTCCGGGAACAGGAGAAACGCGCGAAGGTAGTTAGCACGCCCTTCCTGGAGGATTAA